The genomic segment GCGACCCCCTGACCGCCGGCAGGATCCAGAAGGCCGACCAGATCATCCCGTACCTGGTGGCGGACAAGCTCAGTCACCTGACGGGCCTGACGGGGCTCTTCGTGGCCGCGGTGTACGGCGGCGTCCTCAGGTAAGGGGCCCGAGGGCGGCCTGCTGGGCGTGGGCGAGGGGCGCTGATGCTGAGGCAGTTGGGCTTCGAGTGCTACTTcttggcgggagggaggggggggggtgtacatgaGTGAGTGCTAGGTTGTtgtccaggggccggattcactaacataagTGATTGTAATGCATTTCCCAGCGGTCAGTTACCATCGCGTTTACCAGCGATGGTAAAGTGGGATTCACAAAGCGATGGTAACTCACGTCGACAGTTGCAACTGTAATCGACTCTAATGGTAGCCTACAGATGGCTCTAGTAAAGCCATTCTGCCAATCTGGGATGGCCATAATTCTTTTGGCTTCAGCCAATCACGTAATTGTATACAAAACTAGAAGCAGTAGCACATTTTTCAATTATGTTTGCCGCTAGGGTACCATATGAACATGCACAGAAAATTTGCAAATAAAGATGTTTAATTATAACCATCATGCGATATGCTAAAATACCTCCCTAGCTATTTATCGTCAAAATAAGAAGCACTACAAACACTGCCATAACGTACCGCGTTTATTACACATTCACCTTCAAGCAAAGAATCAGTCCAAACAAAGATTGTGTTTAATTATTCATCTTCATTGTCAAACAAGGAACCGAAGCAAACATATTTTTATTCCACGCCATTTATCGTCGAAGGAAATAACCCGACCTCTTTCTTGTCCCATGCGGTTTGGTTTGTTGTCCTTTGCCACAGCACCGACAGACACAGAAGCTGCTGAACTCGTTTAACGTATCTTGATGGTTCATGTACCCAtacgtttgttttccttttgaatTTGTAATAATGATCTCAGAGAAGGAAGAATGCTTTAGGAGTTCACTGATCTACCTATTTTACATACTATTAATAGTCtaacataggcctatataattttatataattttatataattatatacaacctgtaattttacaaaaaaaaaaaaaaaaattgtgtggtCGTTATTCCTGCTCGTTTTATGTGAAACTTGCTTTTCTACATTATAACCTTGTTGTGACATGTGTTTGTCACCATGGCAACCATAACATTCGTTAGAACAAACGAACGAGACAACATCATCTCATCAGGAGTTACCAGCAGACTTACGAGTGCTCAGGCCACTGGTAAAATTTGCaatggtaactccgatggcaagCTGTTTATGAATACCACCGCTATCTCTTTACAATAGTATTtgtagttaccagtgattttactaCTGCCAGTTCGTTAGGGAATCCGGCCACAGGGTTCTGGGTAGAGGGAAGAAAACCCTTTATCTGGCCACAAATACGACTTCCACATCACACTCACAATATTCTTAATTCATTTACTCAGACTTCAATAGAATTGCTATTAGTTGCGTATAATATAGTGTATATTTTGATACTAAAGTTTCCAAATATATCGATTATCTTGATTATCTAATATGAAAAGAAGCAGAAATTGGTTTATGAAATCCGTCAGCACAACTAATTAGCCTTCTTGAAATTAGAAATGATAACCAAATACAAAGAATTTCTTAgctaaaaaaaaagtctaattctttttttcccataagatacaaaaaatatttctctccttaattTCCAACCACTtaccaaaaatatatatcaaattcatTCCTAACCAGAAACCAAAGATACATCTCACCATTCCCAACCAAAGACCAGAAATGTCTCCTTTAATTCGCAataaatttcttttctctcccgtcACCGGCCTGTCCTTCTGCCCGCCAGCTCCCTCTCCTCGCAGTGCAACGCCATGGCCTGTGTTGTGTGGGAGGACTTCCTGAAGGAGAGACCTTATTTCCAGGCTTTCAGTGACCGCAGCGCTACGAATGTCGTCAAGATCCTGTGTAAGATGATTCTGTCATGTCAAAAGGGCTCTTGAAGTGATTAAAGTTGGTGTTTACAGGATATTGACGGTGATTCTTATGATAATGTTAGGCGTGGAAGAGGCAGTCTGGTCTGTGTATATTGTCTTCATCTGATTTTAATGTTTTACCTCTGAAATGTTAGAatcttgtattttatttcattttgtttctataATTGAACTTATCCTTTCTCCAATTTTAAATGCTATTCTATTCTCTCGTGTTACcttatcttttatcatatttttttgctGATTTTATTCCCACGTCTTATATGACCACTTAACCTGGACTTCGATTACCTCTCCCAGCTGCCATCATGGGAATGGTCGGCATCGGAATGGCTTTCGTGGTCGGGAATCTGGGAACTATTAACCACGTGATCTACGCCATTGACGGGGCGATCGGAGGGCCTCTGTGCGGGCTCTTCTTCATCGGCATCTGCGCTCCTTGGGTCAACGCAAAGGtacgagggaagggagatgagagagagagagagagagagagagagagagagagagagagagagagagagagagagagagagagagagagagagagagagagagagagagagagagagagagagagagagagagagagagagagagagagagagagagagagagagagagagagagagagagagagagagagagaaaggaaacgaaggatgCAGTTACAACCAATGCTCATGTAAACGCATACAAACACGTAATTCCGATATCTTGCTCTGAGTTGTTCATTCTCCTCCATGCTTCCATCCCAAGGGCGCATTTGTAGGCCTGTTTCTGTCGTCTGTGTTTAACCTGTGGATCGGCCTCGGGCGGTTCGTGGTGGGCGGGAAGGCTCCCGTGCGCCTCCCGCTGTCGGTGGACGCATGCGCAGATGATCTTCTGaccacgcccacctcctccttcaacgCCACGTTCTTCGCGACTCTCAATGCCACCGCCAGTGTCTCCCCCGATGCCACAGAAGCTCTACATCAGTAACTggaattttatttatctttattaacatgccgattttactactattttcatcattgttatatttggagtcgtagttgttgctgttattatcataaacactTGTCTGGATATTGCACATAAGCTATTATAttgctatatacatttatatgtatgtgagtgtgtccatatctatatctacatctatctatatgtgtgtcccATCTTCCCAACTcacattctctttttcccttgttattccctcattttcatttcttttccctcgtttttttctatttttacattGTCTTTTCatgctttttcttccttcccggACATCCAGTCACACCATCTACGACCTGTCCTACTGCTACAACGGCGCCATCGGGATAATCATGAACTTTGTGATCAGCAGCATCGCGTCTCTTTGCactggtgagtgtgtgtgtgtgcgtgcgtattcatGTGATCAAGATTTGAAAGTCTTGTGCTGTTTTGATATGGGATGTACAAAGCTCAAAcaaggtgcacacacacatatttatgtgtatatatatatatatatatatatatatatatatatatatatatatatatatacatatatattatatacatatatatatatatatatatatatatatatatatatatatatatattatatatattgtatatatataatatataaatatattatatatttatattatgtatattgtatatatatatatatatatatatatatatatatatatatatatattatatatatatattatatatatatatagatatagatatatatatatataatatgtatatatatattatattgtatatatatattatatatatatattatatatttattgtttatatatttatatatatatattatatatatatacatatatatatattatatatatattatatatatatatattgtacatatatattatatatctgtaaatatatatatatatatattatatatatatattttatatatgtatattatatatatatattaaatatatttattatatatatatttatatacatatatatatttacatatatatatatatatatatatacattatatacattatatacatgtgtatatatatatatatatatatatatatatatatatatatatgtatatactatatatatatatatatatatatatatatatatatatatatatatgagtgtgtgtgtgtgtgtgtgtgtgtgtgtgtgtgtgtgtgtgtgtgtgtgtgtgtgtgtgtgtgtgtgtgtgtgtgtgtgtgtgtgtgtgtgtgcgtgtgtgtctttgtgtgtgtatgtgtgtgtgtgtgtgtgtgtgtgtgtgtgtatgtatgtatgtatgtatgtatgtatatatgtatgtatgtatgtatgtatgtatatatatatatacatacatacctacacacacatgcatacatatgtaaacatatatgtatacatatataaacatacatttatatatacatatatatacataatatatatatatatatatatacacacacatatgtatatatacatatacacccacacatatatgtatatatatacatttatatacatatacatatatatatatatttatataagtatatataaatatgtatatgtatatgtgtatgtttgtgtattcttctccacctatttatctatcaagatttgtatgtatatttctcaTCCATCGTCCAAATTTACATTGTTCTCCCACGCCTCCCTTTCCTAGGACCTCTTCTGCCCGGGGAAATAAGGTCCGATTTGGTTCACCCGCCTTGCTCAAAGCTCTACCGCCGCCTCTGCTCCCGTCTCGGACTCCGACTTGAAGACAACAGCGAGAAAGAATTCGCCGAGAAGGAAGTTACCATCTCCATGTTACCTGCGAAATGATTTGATGCACCAAAGTCTTTCCATTAGTATGCGTAGATAGTAGTAAAAAACAGTGCCTTTTCTGTCATGAAATCAaaatcaacgtttttttttttttttgtacgatgAAATCTCTGTAAGTAAGACAGATAAGAGATACTTCAGACACCTTTTTCAGTGGAGGTCCTTATCAGCTCTGATTGGCTGAAACGTGTTACAGCTCGACGGTGTTTGGCTGTGACACGAAACAGCTTGACAGTGATTGGTTGACGGGCGCGAGATGCTGGAATTCCTGGTCCATCTCTCCGTAAAAGGTGTCCgaaatgtgtgaatatgtgcgatTGTTTGATTCTTGGAGACGATGGTTaaatgttatgttgttgttgttgttgttgttggcgttaTGGCTACGTCGTTGACAAATTTGTCGATGTCAGTCAGTGAAACGATTTGCTTTGCCTATAGAGAAATGTATTAAAATTTTATCTTTTGTAGAAACTGTTGATCTATTTGCCCTTACCCAGTCTTATGTACTTTTATCATATATGCCAAGGGTGGCCAACCTTCTGTGAGATATGATCTAATTTTTCTAGTTACCCtaatgcgatctaccagcctaagattcaaacatattccataaatgtatctgtaacagtgtaacatcattatagatataaatataacatattcccagaaaaaatagaaatatgataatccaagtatcatgagtacttggatatgttattgtagttatttgcATAACAACTTccgaaggacgaattattaacaggtacagtggTGTGATCGACTGGTCGGCCACCCCTGATATATGTTCTCTGCTTCCATAATTTATAAATTTTTGTCTTTGGCTATTGCAATCACACGCAGCTGAAAATGTGCCTTATGTACCTAGCGCTCTTGCTCGCCAACatccttcactttcctttccgCATCGGAAATGCTTGTACATCCTGCAGCCCATCAAAGTTCTCACCTTTGCAGACCCTCTTCACGCCTCTCTGAGACGCCACCGGAAGACCCAGCACCCATCTCCAGCTGGTCTAACTGCCACTGCCTCATACTTGTGCAAAAAATTCTTAAAGCATTAATCGTAAACGTCATTCATCCCTCAAGGCCGGGTTATAATCTTTTGGGACCCCATAGGCTAATCAAGTTGTAGTGAACCACCTTGTTCAGTTGTTCATAGGTGAGCCTCCCTTAAACTGGGGACCTATTTTTAAGTAAATTACATCGAACTTAAGCAGAAACACGGGTAGCACTTGCCGGTTTATTGACGTATTCATTAAAGGAtttaaaaacacacgaaaaaaatagcTCAATAAAACACTTGCAAGACCTCTTGAGTACTATGTGTAGCTCAGCCAAATGGGATTCATGTTTAGTGATCCCCACAACAGCCCCTTACTCTAACAGCTCCTCTTCCAGCAGTTCCTCCaagaacaagtaaataaattTTCCTTCCCCAGCTGCCACGATCGCTCCCTCCTTATCACATTGCAATAAGGAGGGAGATAATAATTCAGTTTGGGATTCGGATGTAAatgtgataaagagggagagatcgTGGCAGCTGGGGAACGAaattttatttacttgttcttGGAGGCACTGCTGGAAGAGTTGTTAGAGTAAGGGGCTGTTGAGGGGATCACTAAACATGAATCCCATTTGGCTGAGCTAAACATAGTACTCAAGAGGTCTGTAGAGGTAGGGATAGCAGGAAGGGGCCTTTTGAAGGTGGAGTGGTGTTGATATGACTTTAATTTGAGATTCGGATGCAATTGTGACAAGGCAAGAACGATCGAAGCGGCTGGGGAAAGGAAAAGTTTTTGGAAGTACTAGTGGAAAAGGAGTGTTGTCAGAGCAAGGGGCTGTAGAGGGACTCACAAAAAAATATCCCATTTGGAGTATTGTGAAAGTACTGCAGAAAGGTGGACAAGAAGGTTGTAGAGTAGTAATAATGGAGGATGGGGTAGTAGATGAAGAAAGTCGTGGGTGCGATGATGAAGTAAtgatgttgggggaggaggaatgttTTCTGGAGGTAAAGTAATAACCTGTGTGGATGATTTGGATTGGACTGCGGCGATAGTGGTCAAAGGACTGCCTGGGGTCAAGGAATCAGGACTAAAATCTGTGGGGCAAGCTTATCGCCCCTAATGAGGATGCAAAATCTTTATTACTACCTATGGTAAGCCTGGAGTATGTTGGGAAGagaaacagtccacccctcagggacCCCTTTAGGAGAAAGGGCTAGACGAACTAAATAAGAATGCCATATCCATGTTATTCATGACTGGCATGAAatcagcctttcattctttcaacACGGCTCCctgctttgctttcttttttattgcaccGCACagaatataaaattaataaattaagaaaagaatGTTACAACATTCACCTTAAATTGTACCCATACCttaatagaaaatgtattagatgtataactcaAGAAAGtacgacattgaacctgtaactatgaattatctaaaaagtatatgaCTATTCACAGTGAGTGTGTTGTAGAGCTTAAGATTTTGTTACTCTCaaggactgtggctctgcctttggtgatgcccagcagGAAGACCCTAACTGAAGTGACATCTAATGAAATTCTGCCGCGATGACATTCCAATTGCCACAGCTTATCAGTTCATATCAGGATGGTTTCAGTAATTTTCAGGTTTAATTCATTTGAACATGGTaaaatatctcaatattgttttaaGTACTTTTCATTTGCACTAAAACATCTGTAGTCATACAACAAAATATACAGCCTACGGAAAAAATATCTAGTAATGTCACCATCCaccggtcgtcttttgtttccttttagcAGACAAATTTACATAGAATTCCAGCCCTGGATTGGGAATGACCAAAAAAAAGGTTAGGAACCACAGCCTTAGCAAGTGGATAGTAGATAGGGTTGGAGAAGTAAATAATGGAATGGGGTAGAAAAGACTGCAAAATTAGTGGAGTCAAGGGGTAAAGCCCCAGGCAAGGGTGATTCTTAACACTGGCTTCCAGTCTCCGTCTCCTCAGTTCACAGCAACCTCAGGCATGGGATTACTGGGGGGTCATGGATGGTATGTTCCAAAAATgtttactgataaaaataatgcaaaatcCCATTCCTGAATGTCCACTGTGTCTAATCACCAACAAAGAGCTTTGTATACACATGGTGAGTCATTCCTATCACCCTGGCCTGCAACTGAAATTCTTATGATGGCTTATTTCCATCAACCTCGCCTGCAGCTGAAATTCTTATGATGGCTTAtttccgtcaccctggccctCAGCCAAATCTTGAAGTGACATGATGGTCTTGTTACCCAGGTCCAAGGAATTAAAACCCTGTAGAGAGATGTCAACACACAAACTATTTATACAAAGCTTTCATCTAATAAGTTTGAGAAAGCTATCACCAATTTTCATCAAATATTAGGCCACAAATTCTTACTGTAAGATTATGGGAGCTTACAAAGTAAAACCGAAGGAAAAAATACTTAGCACAACACATGAACAAAAATACTTAATACTTCACAAGTTATACCTACTTTTCATTAGGTaggctttataataataatagcagtatcaatatgaataataaaacacaaCTCTACAAATTATCATTTTACTGAAAGCACATTCACATAATAATTCCAGAAGAAACAAATCTGGAAATTCCACAGAAAAACTAAATAATTCTTCACAGATAAGATTGGCTGCTTCCAATCAAAACTGAAGTTGAATTATATAATTCTAAAATCTTAACTTAAAGCTTAATAACATTTGGGTTTGGGACTACGATATCCGATCTAAGGCTTCCAGCATGATGATGCTACTGCCACGGATGACCTGTGGAAAAGAgactcattatcatcttaatataTAAGCAGTAATAATTTTTAATCAATAAAGTGTAAAAAAGTATTTTAAGAATTTTGAGAAAGAAATTACATTTACTTAGTTTTCAGTTCCATGTAAAAACTATATCAGAGATCAACCTGCTGAGATGTGAATGATAtcaactttttattatcatatagaaAGCCTATATGCACAGTAAAGAAAATATTTACTAATATCTCATTCAAGGCCAAGAAGATAGATGATAAACTTATTGTTCATAATCATATGGAAAGCAACAGTACTGATGCTATATTTTGAAGGACTAGTCACTCTCACTACCTcaaaaactcactcacacacacatatatacatgtatatataataccctATTCATAAAAAACCTGTAAGTACTGACCACAAAGCCAACCCTGACACGATCTCCACTCCTACGCACTTCCACCCCATCATCCACCACAAGGTTCATGAAGGGGTCAAAGCCTCTTAGTGTTCCCTCGACCACACGCCCACCATTCAGCTTGGTCATGACGCGCTTGTCCATGTACCTGAAAGAAATTTATGATATCTGTTAATGCTGCTAATATAAATCTATGGTGTTAATATAAATAACTGCAATTAACAATGAAAGCAATAAGAAAACTAGAGAAAAATATTAGCAGAAAAAGAAGGCAATAATACTGACAGTAACATAGTAACATAATACTGATCTTACTTGTGTTATTGTTATGTATCTGCACTAGTACTGTGCTGAATTTACATAactcaacacacatatataacatccTTTAAATGCAATGAAAAAGTAAAATTTAAAATAACTTTTCCTTAAATTCATAAAATAAAGACAGTGATGTCATGTGCAAAATTACTAACCAAGTAATACCTTAATTATTATGATTTGGGATGGTCTTAACAGGGTTTCTATAATAACaaaacacatatattaatatgtatgcatttactgcTAATTCTAGTTAATTTCTCATACTCATTATTAATCCAATGGTCAGCTTGGGATTGGTCATGTTACACATAGTATCCTCTTGGAGCGAACAATCATTTCAGTCCAGTGTTCACAACGTTCATGACGAAGTTCCTTGCTTGTTTCATCCATTAACGTTCTTCTCAAATTCCTGCTTTTATAATCCTTATGAAAAGGGTTCTTTAGCTCTTACTTTATCCAACAAGGCATAAATAACATCTGAAGAGACTTCCATGCCTTTGGCGTCGTGGAGagggttgatgtttttgtt from the Penaeus vannamei isolate JL-2024 chromosome 1, ASM4276789v1, whole genome shotgun sequence genome contains:
- the SNRPG gene encoding small nuclear ribonucleoprotein G codes for the protein MSKAHPPELKKYMDKRVMTKLNGGRVVEGTLRGFDPFMNLVVDDGVEVRRSGDRVRVGFVVIRGSSIIMLEALDRIS
- the LOC113807670 gene encoding sodium-coupled monocarboxylate transporter 1, producing MFGGVVTVVAVSCKDLGGLGGVLQIADRGGRLEFFNTDPSPFARHTLWSTIVLGFYTAFSVTGTNQSQYQRFASVKNLANAQRLCSLFSIGVLLLWGVFYTSGLVAYAVYSDCDPLTAGRIQKADQIIPYLVADKLSHLTGLTGLFVAAVYGGVLSSLSSQCNAMACVVWEDFLKERPYFQAFSDRSATNVVKILSAIMGMVGIGMAFVVGNLGTINHVIYAIDGAIGGPLCGLFFIGICAPWVNAKGAFVGLFLSSVFNLWIGLGRFVVGGKAPVRLPLSVDACADDLLTTPTSSFNATFFATLNATASVSPDATEALHHHTIYDLSYCYNGAIGIIMNFVISSIASLCTGPLLPGEIRSDLVHPPCSKLYRRLCSRLGLRLEDNSEKEFAEKEVTISMLPAK